One Coffea eugenioides isolate CCC68of chromosome 2, Ceug_1.0, whole genome shotgun sequence genomic window, TTATTTTCCACTATAATCAAAAATGACTCGTACCAAATTGAAGCATGTCACTTACTCAAATACCACAAAGGTAAAGCATGATACTGCATATTATTAAAAGCTGGCAGAAATTTTATTTACTAATGAAATAATGGACGCAATAAAATGACAACCAAGAGCaagcacccaaaaaaaaaagcaacgaTTTGAGGTTTAATTTAATTACACTGAACTTCCAAGGTATAAACTTGGCTGCATTCACCTCACCAAGTGCTAATGTGCTAACATACACATATATGGACCAGAAAATAGTGTGCCATTATCCTTTTATTGAGGTTTAATCCGCCAGAAATTAGTAATGTGACAACAAGAAAGACGACCAATCAAGATAAAACTTTTAGAACTTTAAAAATAATGCTAGCATCTAACTGAACATCGAAAGGAATTAATCTCAGTTGGAATCCTTCCAAACCCATTCTGTCCATTAAACTATAACCAGTGTGTGTATTCTACCGTCTTCTTTATCAGGGCTTTTGCGAGACAATGGCATCGAATTAAACATCCCTATAAGAAGCCAATTAACTAATTGGGATACTTCCCAGGTCCCAACCCTTCTCAGCATGAGTGGTAAAAAACCAAAACTCCTTGCTTATTATACGTTCATAAAGTGCAGGAAAATATAGCACCATTTTTGCTAAAGTAGTCGACAACCACCAAGCTAATTTCCCTCAAATATCAATTATCCGTATGCCAAGCTATAGGTTTCGTTGTTTCTCCACTCCCTAGAATAATTCTTGTGAATTCCAACCAAAGCATTTCATCAAATCAAGAAGCAGCTTAATTCAAGCAAACACATTGGATAATTACCTTGGAATCCTTTGCCAATAGTGGTCCCAGAAACATCCACCAAATCCCCTTCCTtaaacaattcatcaaacacAAGGCGTTGATTGGCCTCAAACCCCTCCACACTCTGCAGCCTAAACTCCTGCAAATGCCTCAACGGAATAATCCCAGATTTTTCAAGATGTCCCATCTCCGGCTTAGTCAATTTCCTATCCCGAACGCGGCGATAGCCCACCTGAACAGCATTGTATCCATCAGTCGCCTCAGTTTTCAACTGAGTAACAATGTTCCCCTCCCTGAACCCAATTACAGTCACAGGCACAACAGTTCCTGACTCCTCGAAACACGACATCATGCCGAGCTTTGTCCCCATCACGCCGATGCCGGCTTCCATGGAGGAGGTGATGAGGGGGAGTGGAGCTGAATGGGATGAAGGGAGAAAAAgggatgatgaagatgatgatttggaaatgggagttTTGTAAAGTGGGATGAAGGAAGAGTGGAGAGCGAAGGAGAGTGGGGTATTGGGGGTTCCATGGGAGCTGGGATTGGGGGGCTTGAGGGTGAGGGAGGAGAAGGAGGAAGAGAGGGAAGAGATGGCGGACATGGCTGAGGAAGACGGTGGTGGGAACTGGGAAGAGGTAAGAATTCTAGTGTTTTGAGTTCTCTTATCCAGTCGGAAATGGGACTGGGGTAGTGACTAGTGAGGGAGTTTTatcttttttaatttattttgttttctggGATCAACTAAACTATTTTAcaggtttttttatttttttaaaataattgttagagtaattaattatttaagGCTATAATTCACATGATAAATTGAGcatcaaataaaaattatagccttaattttttaaaattaatatgaACGAAAATGTAGAATTATTGTTactttttatatttaaattattcatatttgtataaattcacaataaataaataaaaaaaccgTGTTAATACGCAGGCAAAATTCTAGTTAATTATTTAAGGCTATAACTCACATGATAAATTGAGCATCAAATAAGTGGTGGAATTTTGTTATCAACATAATCACATTTGAAGTTTTGGGAAACCTAATAGTAGTAATTAGTGCATTTTTTGAGAAATGATTTCTTGGGAGGGATTTTCAAAAGAACTAAAGAAGGAATAGATCTAATTGTTGATTAAGCACTTTAAATTGGTTATGTTATTGCAATAGATATTTATTAATCATCATGTAATTATAGTTGAACCACTACATGTTTATAtctataatatatatatatatttatatatatgaaGAAAATAGTAAAAAGCCACTCCATTTCATGCTTGTACACAAAAGCCAacgtacatttatataaatacacAAACCATACAACATAGTGTCACTAGTAGTAGCATGCTTCTTTTTTCCATCAACATTAATTTTGACCAGAAATAGAATTACAACTCATCAACAATCATACTCTTTAGGTATTTATTCAGCAGAATACAGATTGGAAAGAAATCCAGGAATTGTTGGGCGTCGATAGCAGAGGCATCCATCTATCTTCATGCAGATTCATGCTTACTGCACTTTATTAACATTCCTGCAGATTCCATCTTTATTTTTCACCACTCAAACCAAATTTCCTGCAAACAAGCAATAACAAGGCGAACAGAGGACTTCAAGCTGGAGCCACAATGAGAGCTCCTGTTCTTGCAACACGTCATCCTGCTTCAATCAATGGCCTAAGCAAAAGACATGAAATCCTCAAGAATCCATGGAGGTTCTATAGATAACTATAAGTCCAGGTATTAGTTTCCTAATTATCAAATCTAAATTTAAAGCACCATGTGTTCATGTAAAAGCAAATTCGTGTTCATGATCTCGTACCTTTAAAGCATGCCAAACTCCGGGAACAAGAAGCAAAGACTGGTGCTGGAGATGGATGGACTTCATCAATTTCCAGGTAAGGGATGTTCATGATCTTTGGCCAATCTGGGCCTCTGCCCTTCTCAGTTTTGCTAACTTTTTCTGCCAGCAAGGGGGAATCTCGGATACGTAGGTGCTGGAGAGATGAGGGAAATCCCTGTGCAGGAAATGACTGAAGCTTTGGGCAGTCCACAATGCAAACATCTGCCAGTGAAGTAAGGTCTTTTAAGGTATCAGGGGGCCCGAGAGATTCAAGACTGATGCATGACTGAATCACTAGAAGTTCAAGCTTGCGAGGCAGTCCttcttctggaaattttgaaagCTTGGGGCAATCACGAATACACAAGTTCACAAGACGTGGTAAACTTCCTTTGCAAGATTGTTCAGAATCAAAGAGGTCTTCCAAATCTTTGCAGGCTGAAATGTAAAGTGACGTGATTTGTACTTCCCATGATGTTGGAAAGGAAATCAAGTCTGATATGTTGGAAATGCTCAAGGACTGCAAGTAATGCAATGAGACAACAGAATCGCTGGTGATTCTTAATTTGTACTCACTGATGATATTCATTGCCTCCAAAAGTGTATCACTGCGGCATGTATCTATTGCAAGCTGTGTCAGAGGCCTTGATCGATTAAAATAGATTGATTCACATTCACCAATCTCTAGTTTGCGGTTAATTGATGCTCTGCAACTGTTGTAATATTTTGCTGGAAGACCATGGATTTTTGGGCAATTTGTAATCATACATCTGCAAATACGCTCCCCCAAATCGCGAAAACCCAGAGAGTAATTGCCTGGGAAACCCTCAAGTACAGGGTTGTCTACAAGCACTAGAGTTCCAGAATATATGGCAGAGAGAGACGGAATTACCTTCAGAGAATCGCACTTTTTGACCTTCAAAATTCGTAATTTGGGAATGCTTTGGGGCAACTGAATCAGGTCGGGGCAGTTGATAATCTTCAGGGTGTGCAGTAAAGGGCACTCGAGCTGTGCAGGCAACTCCCTCAATTTCTGCATATTCTTAATGCAAATAACTTCAAGATTTTCTTGCCTACCAAGCATGAGAGTTTCAAGGTTCTGGCATCCCTCTAGTATAAGGGTTTTCAGAAGTTGAAGCTTCCCCATACTTAACCAAGAAGGAGTCCTATTACCACAATATCTGTGAACTCTGAGCTTTGTGAGACTTGAATGAGGTTCAAGATCTTCCAGAACCTCGGCATCACATTCATCAGGTGTTTTACCTTTCAATCGTGCAATCTCTCTCTCAGTCTCAGAAGCCCATTCTAACTCTAGAATTTGGACTCTTGGTTTGTCTTTCAAGTTTGCCTCGGCTGCACGTTCTGCTTTATTGAGCTCCATTATATGCAGTGATCCTTCAAGGTACTTCATGTCCTTTAATTCTTCAATTCCAAAACCTTTCTTGGCTTCACCAACACAGAACTTGTGGAGATTTTGAAGAGAAGTCAGTCTACCAATGTTT contains:
- the LOC113761395 gene encoding 50S ribosomal protein L3, chloroplastic — its product is MSAISSLSSSFSSLTLKPPNPSSHGTPNTPLSFALHSSFIPLYKTPISKSSSSSSLFLPSSHSAPLPLITSSMEAGIGVMGTKLGMMSCFEESGTVVPVTVIGFREGNIVTQLKTEATDGYNAVQVGYRRVRDRKLTKPEMGHLEKSGIIPLRHLQEFRLQSVEGFEANQRLVFDELFKEGDLVDVSGTTIGKGFQGGIKRHNFKRGQMSHGSKSHRALGSIGAGTTPGRVYKGKKMPGRMGGTKRKIRKLKIIKIDNELRIVMVKGAVPGKPGNLLRITPAKIVGVNIPKN
- the LOC113760516 gene encoding putative disease resistance protein At3g14460 isoform X2 gives rise to the protein MDPGVVGRVEEKSEIIKMLKSSGNSVEGRVSVTTITGMGGIGKTVLAQQVYNDSELDRHFDVKIWISVSGSEGTINMSRIFDEIIDACAKDYIPGGSLESKLHHAVGGLKLLLVLDDVWTENLEDWKKLEKGLLKAHNGTRVIVTSRTENVFGLSPQNVPIPHIPLEKLPHEECLKLFARNAIDGDESDLVNKGVKAIADGIVSKCDGLPLAVEVIGCLLRTKPRDTWSGILNNDLATVEEEFRDEKHRTLFVLSLSYFHLPPELKHCFSFCSIFPKGHEFEKDELVKLWMAHSLVQPRKLAETLEDKGRRYFDRLQELSFFQQKPGSEKYRMHDYLHDLAELVSGKYSCMVKGENPSPIDPKTHHIALMCEKVEGASKSIEECKKLRTILMPMSRNSLADFGETLGKMFQTLKYLRVLDLSSSTVAKLPKTLAELKLLHYLNLSRTKIKWLPNELCSLLNQQTLKLLDCPWLLGLPKGLSRLINLRHLEIEEAFWKYRCPRQPPNIGRLTSLQNLHKFCVGEAKKGFGIEELKDMKYLEGSLHIMELNKAERAAEANLKDKPRVQILELEWASETEREIARLKGKTPDECDAEVLEDLEPHSSLTKLRVHRYCGNRTPSWLSMGKLQLLKTLILEGCQNLETLMLGRQENLEVICIKNMQKLRELPAQLECPLLHTLKIINCPDLIQLPQSIPKLRILKVKKCDSLKVIPSLSAIYSGTLVLVDNPVLEGFPGNYSLGFRDLGERICRCMITNCPKIHGLPAKYYNSCRASINRKLEIGECESIYFNRSRPLTQLAIDTCRSDTLLEAMNIISEYKLRITSDSVVSLHYLQSLSISNISDLISFPTSWEVQITSLYISACKDLEDLFDSEQSCKGSLPRLVNLCIRDCPKLSKFPEEGLPRKLELLVIQSCISLESLGPPDTLKDLTSLADVCIVDCPKLQSFPAQGFPSSLQHLRIRDSPLLAEKVSKTEKGRGPDWPKIMNIPYLEIDEVHPSPAPVFASCSRSLACFKGH
- the LOC113760516 gene encoding putative disease resistance protein At3g14460 isoform X1 translates to MDPGVVGRVEEKSEIIKMLKSSGNSVEGRVSVTTITGMGGIGKTVLAQQVYNDSELDRHFDVKIWISVSGSEGTINMSRIFDEIIDACAKDYIPGGSLESKLHHAVGGLKLLLVLDDVWTENLEDWKKLEKGLLKAHNGTRVIVTSRTENVFGLSPQNVPIPHIPLEKLPHEECLKLFARNAIDGDESDLVNKGVKAIADGIVSKCDGLPLAVEVIGCLLRTKPRDTWSGILNNDLATVEEEFRDEKHRTLFVLSLSYFHLPPELKHCFSFCSIFPKGHEFEKDELVKLWMAHSLVQPRKLAETLEDKGRRYFDRLQELSFFQQKPGSEKYRMHDYLHDLAELVSGKYSCMVKGENPSPIDPKTHHIALMCEKVEGASKSIEECKKLRTILMPMSRNSLADFGETLGKMFQTLKYLRVLDLSSSTVAKLPKTLAELKLLHYLNLSRTKIKWLPNELCSLLNQQTLKLLDCPWLLGLPKGLSRLINLRHLEIEEAFWKYRCPRQPPNIGRLTSLQNLHKFCVGEAKKGFGIEELKDMKYLEGSLHIMELNKAERAAEANLKDKPRVQILELEWASETEREIARLKGKTPDECDAEVLEDLEPHSSLTKLRVHRYCGNRTPSWLSMGKLQLLKTLILEGCQNLETLMLGRQENLEVICIKNMQKLRELPAQLECPLLHTLKIINCPDLIQLPQSIPKLRILKVKKCDSLKVIPSLSAIYSGTLVLVDNPVLEGFPGNYSLGFRDLGERICRCMITNCPKIHGLPAKYYNSCRASINRKLEIGECESIYFNRSRPLTQLAIDTCRSDTLLEAMNIISEYKLRITSDSVVSLHYLQSLSISNISDLISFPTSWEVQITSLYISACKDLEDLFDSEQSCKGSLPRLVNLCIRDCPKLSKFPEEGLPRKLELLVIQSCISLESLGPPDTLKDLTSLADVCIVDCPKLQSFPAQGFPSSLQHLRIRDSPLLAEKVSKTEKGRGPDWPKIMNIPYLEIDEVHPSPAPVFASCSRSLACFKVIYRTSMDS